A single region of the Pseudomonas sp. VD-NE ins genome encodes:
- a CDS encoding VOC family protein: protein MRIDPYLIFNGDCREAFTFYEQALQGKLEAMMTFGETPAAEHVPKEHHSLIIHTCLKVGDQMIMASDTTPDRPTPGMSGCSISLNVDSIAEAERVFNALAKDGRIDMPLEATFWAARFGMLVDRFGVSWMVNCESEK, encoded by the coding sequence ATGAGAATCGACCCGTACCTGATCTTCAATGGTGACTGCCGCGAGGCGTTCACCTTTTACGAGCAAGCCTTGCAAGGGAAGCTTGAGGCGATGATGACGTTCGGCGAGACACCCGCCGCCGAGCATGTGCCCAAAGAGCATCACTCTCTGATCATCCATACCTGTCTGAAGGTCGGAGACCAGATGATCATGGCCTCGGACACCACACCCGACCGTCCGACCCCAGGCATGAGCGGCTGCTCGATTTCGCTGAATGTCGACAGCATTGCTGAAGCCGAGCGAGTGTTTAACGCCTTGGCCAAGGACGGCCGCATCGATATGCCGCTGGAAGCGACGTTCTGGGCCGCGCGCTTCGGCATGCTGGTGGATCGTTTCGGCGTATCGTGGATGGTCAATTGCGAGAGCGAAAAGTAA
- a CDS encoding ABC transporter ATP-binding protein, which yields MPDLSRFTSLFDQAQRALRLVWGTSRGLFLGLVLATLMAGLLPALAAWLGQRIVDAVVAAMQLHAQHGSAPLWPVLRYVLLEAGVLALLSGTQRALSVQQSLLRVQLGQKVNTLILEKAQTLSLVQFENSEFYDKLVRVRREASTRPLALVMKSLGLIQNLIMLISFGVLLVHFSPWALVLLVVGALPVFFAEAHFSGDAFRLFTRRAPESRQQSYIETLLSHETYIKEVKLFGFAPLLLQRYRDTFARLYAEDRRLTLRRDGWGFGLGLLGTAAFYLAYAWVVIDAVHGQISLGQMTMYLVLFKQGQSAVSSSLSAISGLYEDGLYLTSLYEYLAEPVQADIGHLTVGACPGDGLRFENVGFRYPGASRPALENIDLQLVPGQSMALVGENGSGKTTLIKLLTRLYRPDQGRILLDGSDLQDWQETALRRRIGVIFQDYIRYQFSVGENIGVGDTLAFNDSQRWKEAAAQGMAAPFIEGLDKGYATQLGRWFAGGQELSGGQWQKIALSRAYMRREADILILDEPTSALDPAAEAAVFEHFSQHSEGRMTLLISHRFSSVRNADHIIVLQQGQILEQGGHDQLIAAAGHYAQLFDLQARGYR from the coding sequence ATGCCTGATCTATCGCGTTTCACCTCTTTGTTCGATCAGGCGCAGCGAGCCTTGCGGTTGGTCTGGGGGACATCGCGTGGCTTGTTTCTGGGGCTGGTGCTGGCAACGCTGATGGCCGGGTTGCTGCCGGCGCTGGCGGCATGGTTGGGCCAGCGGATTGTTGATGCCGTGGTGGCGGCGATGCAGTTGCACGCACAACACGGCAGTGCGCCGCTGTGGCCAGTGTTGCGTTACGTTTTGTTGGAGGCCGGCGTATTGGCGCTGTTGTCCGGCACACAACGAGCACTGTCGGTGCAGCAATCGTTGTTGCGGGTGCAGCTGGGGCAGAAGGTCAATACGCTGATCCTGGAAAAAGCGCAGACGCTGTCACTGGTGCAGTTCGAGAACTCCGAGTTCTACGACAAACTCGTGCGTGTGCGTCGCGAGGCGTCGACCCGGCCATTGGCGCTGGTCATGAAGTCGTTGGGACTGATTCAGAACCTGATCATGCTAATCAGCTTTGGCGTGCTGCTGGTGCATTTTTCGCCATGGGCGCTGGTGCTGCTGGTGGTCGGTGCGTTACCGGTGTTCTTCGCCGAGGCGCATTTTTCCGGTGACGCCTTTCGACTGTTCACCCGCCGCGCGCCGGAGAGTCGGCAGCAGAGCTATATCGAAACCTTGCTGTCCCACGAAACCTATATCAAAGAGGTCAAGCTGTTCGGCTTTGCACCGCTGTTGCTGCAACGCTACCGCGACACCTTCGCCAGGCTGTATGCCGAAGACCGGCGCCTGACACTGCGGCGCGACGGCTGGGGTTTTGGCCTCGGCCTGCTCGGTACTGCGGCGTTTTACCTTGCCTATGCCTGGGTGGTGATCGATGCCGTGCATGGCCAGATCAGCCTCGGCCAGATGACCATGTATCTGGTGCTGTTCAAGCAAGGTCAAAGTGCGGTGAGCAGCAGTCTGAGTGCGATCAGCGGCCTGTACGAAGACGGCCTCTACCTGACTAGCCTGTATGAATACCTGGCCGAACCGGTGCAGGCGGATATCGGCCACCTGACGGTCGGTGCTTGTCCGGGCGATGGTTTGCGTTTCGAGAACGTCGGTTTCCGTTATCCGGGCGCCAGTCGGCCGGCCCTGGAAAACATTGATCTGCAACTGGTGCCAGGCCAAAGCATGGCGCTGGTCGGGGAGAACGGATCCGGCAAGACCACGCTGATCAAGTTACTGACGCGGCTCTACCGCCCGGATCAAGGACGCATTCTGCTCGACGGCAGCGATTTGCAGGATTGGCAGGAAACCGCGCTACGTCGGCGGATTGGCGTGATTTTTCAGGACTACATCCGCTACCAGTTCAGCGTCGGCGAAAACATCGGCGTCGGCGATACCCTGGCGTTCAACGACTCGCAACGATGGAAAGAGGCGGCTGCCCAAGGCATGGCGGCGCCCTTTATCGAAGGACTGGACAAGGGTTATGCCACGCAATTGGGACGCTGGTTTGCCGGTGGCCAGGAATTGTCTGGCGGGCAGTGGCAGAAGATTGCCTTGTCCCGCGCGTACATGCGCCGTGAGGCCGACATTCTGATCCTCGATGAGCCGACTTCCGCTCTTGATCCGGCGGCCGAAGCGGCGGTGTTCGAGCATTTCAGCCAGCACAGCGAAGGGCGCATGACCTTGCTGATTTCTCATCGTTTTTCCAGCGTGCGCAATGCCGATCACATCATCGTGCTGCAACAAGGCCAAATCCTCGAGCAGGGCGGCCACGATCAACTGATCGCCGCTGCCGGGCATTACGCGCAACTGTTCGATTTGCAGGCTCGCGGCTACCGTTAG
- a CDS encoding alpha/beta fold hydrolase — MFLSFMTRLRRRRLAFACMAALIIGVPTSCAVLEHTERKLLFRIEPGTAGWYHGLPGSVQELDLQPKTFKAGENIHAWWWPAEKANAPAILYLHGVRWNLTGQLFRIEQLRAAGYSVLAIDYRGFGKSHGDLPSESSVYEDARVAWERFKLLQPDPAKRLIYGHSLGGAVAIDLAAELGQTAARDHSALPVRGLVIESTFTTLADVAASVANTSLPVRWLLSQKFDSIDKIADIHMPLLVVHGLADAFVPPRFSEQLFNAAQQPKRLLLVPGATHNNSMALGGQNYRKALDSLMQSKPPPRVAGPTTVRNGRDT, encoded by the coding sequence ATGTTCCTGTCCTTCATGACGCGTCTGCGCCGCCGCCGTTTGGCGTTTGCCTGCATGGCCGCGCTGATTATCGGCGTGCCGACCAGTTGTGCCGTACTCGAACACACCGAACGCAAATTGCTGTTTCGCATCGAACCGGGCACCGCCGGCTGGTATCACGGCTTGCCCGGCAGCGTGCAGGAACTCGACCTGCAACCGAAAACCTTCAAGGCCGGGGAAAACATTCATGCCTGGTGGTGGCCGGCGGAAAAGGCCAATGCGCCGGCGATTCTTTATTTGCACGGCGTACGCTGGAATCTCACCGGGCAACTGTTCCGCATCGAACAATTGCGCGCGGCGGGTTATTCGGTGCTGGCCATCGACTATCGCGGATTCGGCAAGAGTCACGGTGATCTGCCATCGGAAAGTAGTGTCTACGAAGACGCGCGCGTGGCGTGGGAGCGCTTCAAACTGCTGCAACCGGATCCGGCCAAACGCCTGATCTACGGGCATTCTCTCGGTGGCGCCGTGGCAATCGATCTGGCGGCGGAACTCGGGCAGACCGCCGCCCGCGATCATTCCGCGCTGCCAGTGCGTGGGCTGGTAATCGAGTCCACCTTCACCACGCTGGCGGATGTCGCCGCGTCAGTCGCCAACACTTCACTGCCGGTGCGCTGGCTGCTCTCGCAGAAATTTGATTCGATCGACAAGATTGCCGACATTCATATGCCGCTGCTGGTGGTGCACGGGCTGGCTGACGCTTTCGTTCCGCCGCGCTTCAGCGAACAACTGTTCAACGCCGCGCAACAACCCAAGCGGCTGCTGTTGGTGCCGGGCGCGACGCATAACAACAGCATGGCGCTCGGCGGGCAGAATTATCGCAAGGCGCTCGACAGCCTGATGCAGAGTAAACCGCCCCCCCGAGTGGCCGGACCTACGACTGTTCGCAACGGGCGGGACACCTAA
- a CDS encoding NAD(P)H-quinone oxidoreductase, whose translation MSLPNEMTRIEITEPGGPEVLQPRRVPLPVAADGEVLIRVHAAGINRPDALQRAGKYPMKPGMNPIPGLEVAGEVVALGAGVSQFAVGDKVCALTNGGGYAEYCAVPAGQTLPIPEGLDWVHAAAIPETFFTVWANLFGLGGASRGQRALIHGGTSGIGTTALMLCREFGIEAFATAGSPDKCAAIRDLGGEAINYRDEKFAQVIADKTAGQGVNVILDIMGGSYLNDNVSALAMDGRLVMLGFLGGARANDFDLLAMMAKRAVITGSLLRARTAAEKAAIADQLREHVWPALSAGRCLPMIDKVYSLNDAAQAHAHMEAGDHIGKIVLQVV comes from the coding sequence ATGTCCCTGCCCAATGAAATGACCCGAATCGAAATTACCGAACCCGGCGGCCCCGAGGTCTTGCAACCGCGACGCGTGCCGCTGCCGGTCGCCGCAGATGGCGAAGTGCTGATCCGCGTACACGCCGCCGGAATCAACCGGCCGGACGCCTTGCAGCGAGCCGGAAAATACCCGATGAAACCCGGCATGAATCCGATCCCCGGGCTGGAGGTTGCCGGCGAAGTCGTGGCACTCGGGGCGGGTGTCAGCCAGTTCGCCGTGGGCGACAAAGTCTGCGCGCTGACCAATGGCGGCGGTTATGCCGAGTACTGCGCCGTCCCGGCCGGCCAGACCCTGCCGATTCCAGAAGGCCTGGACTGGGTGCACGCCGCTGCGATCCCGGAAACGTTCTTTACCGTATGGGCCAACCTGTTCGGCCTTGGCGGCGCCAGCCGTGGTCAACGCGCGCTGATTCACGGTGGCACCAGCGGCATCGGCACTACCGCACTGATGCTGTGCCGCGAATTCGGTATAGAAGCGTTCGCCACCGCCGGCAGCCCGGACAAATGCGCGGCAATTCGCGATCTGGGTGGCGAAGCGATCAATTACCGCGATGAGAAATTCGCACAGGTCATAGCCGATAAAACTGCTGGCCAAGGTGTGAATGTGATCCTCGATATCATGGGCGGTTCGTACCTCAACGATAACGTCAGCGCTCTGGCGATGGATGGCCGTTTGGTCATGCTCGGTTTCCTCGGCGGCGCGCGGGCCAACGATTTTGATCTTCTGGCAATGATGGCCAAACGCGCGGTCATCACCGGATCTCTCCTGCGCGCCCGCACCGCTGCCGAAAAAGCCGCGATTGCCGATCAACTGCGTGAGCACGTATGGCCGGCACTGTCTGCCGGGCGCTGCCTGCCGATGATCGACAAGGTTTACTCACTCAACGACGCGGCTCAGGCTCACGCGCACATGGAGGCCGGCGACCATATCGGCAAGATCGTGCTGCAGGTCGTGTGA
- a CDS encoding YbfB/YjiJ family MFS transporter yields the protein MRTPSPTGIWLPIFAGLCASLVSIGLARFAYTPLIPSLIEAQWFSANDVVYLGAANLVGYLIGALLGRPTARQLGNKNALRLMMLIVTAAFFACAFPLSVSWFFGWRLLSGIAGGAIMVLVAATVLPHVPAARKGLASGAIFLGIGLGIAGSGTLVPPLLSLGLQATWLGLGALALLLTALSWFGWPSDFLHPVVTQEAVSAEPTPRGVYLLFAQYAFMAAGLVPAMVFLVDYVARGLGAGAHVGALIWVMYGLGAIVGPVSYGFLADQLGARAGIRLVLVVQAIALGLLALTHSFLALALLAVILGSFPPGIVPLALARVHELVPEHHRQQIAWSRATVSFATFQALAGFAYSALFNASGGHHALLFVIAAGAIVVALLLEQAMKWLPAPIEPRCCAN from the coding sequence ATGCGCACTCCAAGTCCCACCGGTATCTGGTTGCCGATCTTTGCTGGCCTGTGCGCCAGCCTGGTCAGCATCGGTCTGGCGCGTTTCGCTTACACGCCGTTGATTCCTTCACTGATTGAAGCGCAGTGGTTTAGCGCCAATGATGTGGTCTACCTGGGTGCGGCCAATCTGGTGGGCTACCTGATCGGCGCGCTGCTCGGGCGGCCGACAGCGCGCCAGCTCGGCAATAAAAATGCCTTGCGGTTGATGATGCTGATCGTCACCGCCGCATTTTTTGCCTGTGCATTTCCCTTATCGGTGAGCTGGTTCTTCGGCTGGCGGCTGCTCTCGGGGATCGCCGGCGGCGCGATCATGGTGCTGGTCGCCGCGACGGTACTGCCACATGTTCCGGCGGCGCGTAAAGGGCTGGCCAGTGGCGCGATTTTTCTCGGCATCGGTCTTGGCATTGCCGGCTCGGGGACGCTGGTGCCGCCGCTGTTGAGCCTGGGTTTGCAGGCGACGTGGCTGGGCCTCGGGGCTTTGGCCCTGTTGCTGACCGCGCTGAGCTGGTTTGGCTGGCCGTCTGATTTCCTCCACCCGGTCGTTACACAAGAAGCGGTGTCCGCAGAACCGACGCCGCGCGGCGTGTATTTGTTGTTCGCTCAATACGCCTTTATGGCCGCAGGCCTGGTACCGGCGATGGTGTTTCTGGTGGATTACGTGGCGCGTGGACTCGGCGCCGGCGCGCATGTCGGTGCGCTGATCTGGGTGATGTATGGCCTGGGCGCGATTGTCGGCCCGGTGAGTTATGGCTTTCTCGCCGATCAGCTTGGCGCGCGGGCCGGCATTCGCCTGGTGCTGGTGGTGCAGGCGATTGCCCTCGGGTTGCTGGCGCTGACTCACTCGTTTCTGGCGCTGGCGTTGCTGGCGGTCATTCTCGGTTCATTTCCGCCCGGCATCGTGCCGCTGGCGCTGGCCCGCGTGCATGAGCTGGTGCCGGAACATCATCGCCAGCAAATCGCCTGGAGCCGTGCCACGGTATCGTTCGCCACCTTTCAGGCGCTGGCCGGTTTCGCCTATTCGGCGCTGTTCAATGCCAGCGGCGGTCATCACGCGTTGTTATTCGTCATTGCCGCTGGCGCGATCGTCGTGGCGCTGCTGCTGGAGCAAGCCATGAAATGGCTGCCCGCCCCTATTGAGCCGCGCTGCTGTGCAAATTGA
- a CDS encoding LysR family transcriptional regulator, translating into MNWDDARVFLAVCRESTLRGAARVLAVDQATVGRRIAALEKSLSATLFLRTSDGYALTAVGEAALKSVEKMEHSALELERQIQGLDDRLIGTVRVSTTDSLAIDFLIPAIARLHEQHPDVRVQLDASTQILSLAKREADIAVRNTRPDNPDLIARRIARWPVGLFASQAYIDANGVPQPGTAFEGHDLVVYQPYLQGKKDLTLVSEPMSRGRIVASLSSSLLVRRSIAAGLGVGEIPVYMGARDGLIRLWPERTTPLPYEVWLVTHADLRHTARVRAVIEQIVDVFASEND; encoded by the coding sequence ATGAATTGGGATGACGCACGGGTATTTCTCGCCGTTTGCCGCGAGTCGACGCTGCGCGGCGCAGCGAGGGTTTTGGCGGTGGATCAGGCGACCGTCGGGCGGCGCATCGCGGCGCTGGAAAAGTCCCTGAGCGCGACGTTGTTCCTGCGTACCTCTGACGGGTACGCGTTAACGGCGGTCGGCGAAGCAGCGCTCAAAAGTGTAGAGAAAATGGAGCATTCGGCGCTGGAGCTGGAGCGGCAGATTCAAGGCCTGGACGATCGCCTTATCGGCACGGTGCGCGTCAGTACCACCGATTCGCTAGCCATCGATTTCCTGATCCCGGCGATTGCCCGTTTGCACGAGCAGCACCCGGACGTGCGAGTGCAGCTGGATGCGTCCACACAGATTCTCAGCCTGGCCAAGCGTGAGGCGGATATCGCCGTGCGCAACACCCGGCCGGACAACCCGGACCTCATCGCTCGGCGAATTGCTCGATGGCCGGTGGGGCTGTTTGCTTCCCAAGCGTATATAGACGCCAATGGCGTGCCGCAGCCGGGCACGGCATTTGAAGGGCATGATCTGGTGGTTTATCAACCGTATCTGCAAGGCAAAAAAGATCTGACGTTGGTATCGGAGCCAATGAGTCGCGGCCGCATCGTCGCCAGCCTCAGTTCCAGTTTGCTCGTCCGTCGTTCGATTGCAGCAGGGTTGGGTGTAGGAGAAATCCCTGTGTACATGGGGGCGCGCGATGGCCTGATCAGGCTTTGGCCGGAGCGCACTACGCCATTGCCCTATGAGGTATGGCTGGTAACCCACGCGGACCTGCGCCATACCGCGCGGGTGAGGGCGGTGATTGAGCAGATTGTCGACGTGTTCGCGTCGGAGAATGACTAG
- a CDS encoding pirin family protein, producing the protein MLTLRKASDRGLANHGWLKSFHTFSFASYRDPREQGFSDLLVINDDRVAAGKGFGQHPHRDMEIFSYVLEGALEHKDTLGTGSVIRPGDVQLMSAGSGVAHSEFNHSASKPVHFLQIWIVPEVAGAKPRYQQEHFSAEKKRGRLQLIISPDGKHGSLKVRQDARVFAGLFDGKESATLELPTNRYAYVHVARGSVELNGQPLREGDGVRIREEQLLTLSNGVDAEVLVFDLRPQELPEMP; encoded by the coding sequence ATGCTGACCCTTCGCAAAGCCTCCGATCGTGGCCTCGCCAATCATGGCTGGTTGAAGTCCTTTCACACCTTTTCCTTTGCCAGCTATCGCGACCCTCGCGAACAGGGCTTTTCCGACCTGCTGGTGATCAACGATGACCGCGTTGCCGCCGGTAAAGGCTTCGGCCAGCACCCGCATCGCGACATGGAGATTTTTTCCTACGTGCTGGAAGGTGCGCTGGAGCACAAGGACACGCTGGGCACCGGTTCGGTTATCCGCCCGGGTGACGTGCAATTGATGAGCGCTGGCAGCGGCGTGGCGCACAGCGAGTTCAATCACTCGGCGAGCAAACCGGTGCACTTCCTGCAGATCTGGATCGTGCCGGAGGTTGCCGGTGCCAAACCGCGCTATCAACAAGAGCATTTCAGCGCCGAGAAAAAACGCGGTCGTCTGCAGTTGATCATTTCGCCCGACGGCAAGCACGGCTCGCTCAAGGTGCGCCAGGATGCACGGGTCTTCGCCGGGCTGTTCGACGGCAAGGAAAGCGCCACGCTGGAACTGCCAACCAACCGCTATGCCTATGTGCATGTCGCACGTGGCAGCGTTGAACTCAATGGCCAGCCACTGCGCGAAGGTGACGGCGTGCGGATTCGCGAAGAACAGTTGCTGACCTTGAGCAACGGTGTCGATGCCGAAGTGCTGGTGTTCGATTTGCGGCCGCAGGAACTGCCAGAGATGCCATGA
- a CDS encoding GlxA family transcriptional regulator — protein MKTVAMVLFPDFLLLDMAGPLEVFSVANRYLKPDAHYQLITLGTEDGPLRASNGVMVQADRTIGGDTERYDLLLVPGGPGAYNQQFPALFAWLKGAVQRVKYYGSICTGAFVLGHAGLLDGYRVTTHWNYTERLIKGFPKAHVTTDQIYVEDRNLITSGGVTAGIDMALAVIARDHGKKLAQDVAKVLLVVMKRQGGQAQFSPLMAAVAPQETPITRAQSYVLEHLDEAFTVERMAAIANMSARHFARVFTRDINMTPMEFLQSARIDCARNLLETSDLPLKTVAYKSGFGSVRHMRSLFAEKLGLTPVQYREQFS, from the coding sequence ATGAAAACCGTGGCAATGGTGCTGTTTCCCGACTTTCTCCTGCTCGATATGGCCGGGCCATTGGAGGTTTTTTCGGTTGCCAATCGCTACCTGAAACCCGATGCGCATTATCAATTGATCACGCTTGGCACCGAAGATGGCCCGCTGCGGGCGTCCAATGGTGTGATGGTGCAGGCCGACCGGACCATTGGCGGCGACACCGAACGTTATGACTTGCTGCTGGTGCCGGGAGGCCCCGGAGCCTACAACCAGCAGTTTCCGGCGTTGTTTGCCTGGCTCAAGGGCGCGGTCCAGCGTGTCAAGTATTACGGTTCGATCTGCACCGGCGCCTTTGTACTGGGCCATGCCGGATTGCTGGACGGTTATCGGGTGACCACCCACTGGAATTACACCGAACGGCTGATCAAGGGCTTTCCGAAAGCCCATGTCACGACTGATCAGATTTATGTCGAGGATCGCAATCTGATCACCTCGGGAGGCGTTACGGCCGGGATCGATATGGCCCTGGCTGTGATCGCCCGCGATCACGGCAAGAAGCTCGCGCAAGATGTGGCCAAAGTCCTGCTGGTGGTGATGAAGCGGCAGGGCGGGCAGGCGCAGTTCAGTCCGTTGATGGCCGCGGTGGCACCGCAGGAAACGCCGATCACTCGCGCGCAGAGCTACGTGCTGGAGCATCTCGACGAAGCATTCACGGTCGAGCGCATGGCCGCCATCGCCAATATGAGTGCGCGGCACTTCGCGCGGGTATTCACCCGCGATATCAACATGACACCGATGGAGTTTCTGCAAAGTGCGCGCATCGACTGCGCGCGAAACCTGTTGGAGACCAGCGATCTGCCCCTTAAAACCGTGGCTTACAAAAGTGGTTTCGGCAGTGTGCGGCACATGCGTTCGCTGTTCGCTGAAAAGCTCGGCCTGACCCCTGTGCAGTACCGCGAACAGTTCAGCTAG
- a CDS encoding winged helix-turn-helix domain-containing protein, whose protein sequence is MDSLIDFNAASVLHFGPYAFHLRQRLILHGDRPLRMGGRALDILQVLVERAGRVVRKEQLIALVWPTSIVEEINLRVHIAALRRALGDGENGQRYIVNVPQCGYSFIAPVRCDSAAQVVFEGLQTPQHNLPARLSPVAGRDSLVGGLVRQMPLCRLMTLTGAAGVGKSTVALRVAELLLQYYRDGVWQIDLSLIDDDTPLLDQVLRTLDSDLPGLSTRHALLLLDNADHRRDACKAVVETLLEAAPRLSILATSREALQVSLETHQYVPPLTLPKRSAGDCLIEAMGHSAVQLFVSRARARQHDFRLREQDVKAVLQICRQLDGLPLAIELAAAQIDALALVGLQAQMPQGLQVLSQGRRTAVSRHQSMQAALDWSYQRLSEQEQRALQRLSVFKMAFTLEAALAVISCPQLASSRLAALIEGLARKSLLVVERGGGTGRYRLLNTTRCYAREQLERSGEGIELERRHARYIQRIRRTSGLHVLA, encoded by the coding sequence ATGGATAGCCTCATCGATTTCAACGCGGCGTCGGTGCTGCATTTCGGCCCTTACGCCTTCCATCTGCGCCAACGGCTGATACTCCATGGAGATCGGCCACTGCGCATGGGCGGTCGCGCGCTGGACATTTTGCAGGTGCTGGTCGAGCGTGCCGGGCGAGTGGTCAGGAAAGAGCAATTGATCGCCCTGGTGTGGCCGACGTCGATAGTCGAGGAGATCAACCTGCGCGTGCACATCGCCGCGCTCCGGCGCGCCTTGGGTGACGGCGAAAACGGTCAGCGCTACATCGTTAACGTGCCGCAATGCGGTTACAGTTTTATCGCCCCGGTGCGTTGCGACAGTGCCGCGCAAGTGGTCTTCGAAGGCCTGCAAACGCCGCAGCATAATCTGCCAGCACGACTGAGCCCGGTCGCCGGGCGCGACTCTCTGGTCGGCGGGCTGGTGCGGCAAATGCCGCTGTGTCGGCTGATGACTCTCACGGGAGCGGCAGGGGTGGGTAAATCCACTGTCGCGTTGCGGGTCGCGGAACTGCTGTTGCAGTACTACAGAGATGGCGTGTGGCAGATCGATCTGAGCTTGATCGACGACGACACTCCGCTGCTCGATCAGGTGCTACGCACCCTTGACAGCGATTTGCCCGGACTGTCGACGCGCCATGCGTTGCTGCTGCTGGATAACGCTGACCATCGTCGCGATGCCTGCAAAGCAGTGGTTGAAACGTTGCTCGAGGCCGCTCCCCGACTGTCGATTCTCGCCACCAGCCGCGAGGCCTTGCAGGTCAGTCTGGAAACCCATCAGTACGTGCCACCGCTGACCCTGCCGAAACGTTCGGCAGGCGATTGCCTCATCGAAGCCATGGGCCATTCGGCGGTGCAGTTGTTTGTCAGCCGCGCTCGAGCGCGACAGCATGATTTCCGCTTGCGTGAGCAGGATGTCAAAGCTGTTCTTCAGATCTGTCGCCAACTCGACGGTTTACCGCTGGCGATTGAACTGGCGGCGGCGCAGATCGATGCCTTGGCGTTGGTCGGCTTGCAGGCGCAAATGCCCCAAGGTCTGCAAGTGCTCAGTCAAGGCCGACGCACCGCTGTGTCACGCCACCAATCGATGCAGGCGGCACTCGACTGGAGCTACCAACGCTTGAGCGAGCAGGAGCAACGCGCGCTGCAGCGTTTATCGGTGTTCAAAATGGCGTTTACCCTGGAGGCGGCGCTGGCGGTGATCAGTTGCCCGCAACTGGCGTCGTCGCGGCTTGCCGCGCTCATTGAAGGTCTGGCGCGCAAGTCATTGCTGGTGGTGGAGCGGGGCGGCGGTACAGGCCGATACCGTTTGCTCAACACCACCCGCTGCTATGCCCGCGAGCAACTTGAGCGCAGCGGTGAAGGGATTGAGCTTGAACGCCGGCATGCGCGTTACATCCAGCGTATTCGCCGAACCTCAGGCCTGCACGTGCTGGCGTAG